The Toxoplasma gondii ME49 chromosome XII, whole genome shotgun sequence genome includes a region encoding these proteins:
- a CDS encoding hypothetical protein (encoded by transcript TGME49_248130): protein MSQASASLRLLSAWSPSFLFRAEADSGVQTPQAAARQKGQEQQRGAATRLCEGDTPRRSALVSCLRSPSAGALLRGLREAERQRAVGDRLRAKDVGGCSQPTRGVYTPWLASGEREGETQVKTARGSRSSTVCLGLKTERKNRRLWAHRLVKNGQSRTRFSVSLCATSSCPSSASSSGPASSSSSASSSSWGVSSYLWGWASFPWNWGRQKTGGDAALEQALFAGVQTPERPRISLQLTRRKDQEDRGGDFLNVAAVGERPLRLGETVCAEKPLLIGCSEGVSAAAVFDLPAFFSKRREDPARPTDVGSCASDLRRPLSASPSGKSPRRQAQSSFFVPPFMDLLAAALLVRHKATASPSASADPADLCSAQATQKALLSLFSLAASRASPETLGGPGEGAEAAPEGRDTPQRQLAKELHAVLRPDFEESVEDLETLISLLHIASLPLPSDDAGSREEGLGDERPVDSQRPLETSAKSSMRVGFFPLLVGLSEEPSCRPNVVISFTEEAGKSARSQDPRPSLSYVFTSDACPSSECLPLSAASLSSASSADGGGDETRRETEGETEVAQKGVRHTVAVRVSPSTSLESLYVPTFMREARRRRRQFGTVSRACRCERCTEAPELCRSFNCDSCAALSSSNAQSGVSGRPEVPPIVCPTGPSKSRALADTPMRCLRCGREPSVETKEKFEAAEKSLFMSLMTAAHVGTDARRRLPSTAFDALADAAVGSDTESRALIADTHFLRVRQFTEGLYRLLQQRSERQETGPQRGLPVRSDKPELLRRRCDSVIEATRSVVGPHPDEARLLECLALVTGEEEDFQRAYRRRQEFYRGDKAGQCGPPYKVWKERLLARLASTATAHAPRRGSDF, encoded by the exons ATGTCACAAGCTTCAGCCTCTCTGAGGCTGCTCTCTGCCTGgtcgccttcctttctcttcagagcGGAGGCGGACAGCGGTGTCCAGACACCGCAAGCCgcagcgaggcagaaaggGCAGGAGCAACAGAGGGGAGCAGCGACGAGACTCTGCGAGGGAGACACGCCGCGTCGAAGTGctctcgtttcctgcttGCGATCCCCGTCTGCAGGCGCTCTTTTACGGGGACTCAGAGAGGCCGAAAGACAGAGGGCAGTTGGAGACAGACTCAGGGCGAAAGATGTCGGGGGCTGCTCGCAGCCGACGCGGGGTGTATATACTCCTTGGCTCGCGagtggtgagagagagggagaaactcAAGTGAAAACTGCGAGAGGAAGTCGATCCTCTACAGTCTGTCTCGGACTGAAGACCGAGAGGAAAAACCGACGTCTCTGGGCACACCGGCTCGTCAAGAACGGCCAGAGTCGCACGcggttctctgtgtctctatGTGCGacttcttcttgtccttcctctgcttcttcctctggtCCTGCAtcatcttcgtcgtctgcgtcttcctcttcttgggGTGTCTCTTCTTATCTTTGGGGATGGGCTTCCTTTCCCTGGAACtgggggagacagaaaaccggTGGAGACGCGGCGCTGGAGCAGGCGCTCTTcgcgggtgtacagacacccgaaagGCCGCGGATTTCTTTGCAACTCACCAGAAGAAAGGATCAGGAAGACCGAG GCGGAGACTTCCTGAATGTGGCTGCCGTAGGCGAGCGCCCGCTAAGACTTGGAGAGACCGTCTGCGCGGAGAAGCCGCTTCTCATCGGCTGTTCCGAGGGTGTGTCTGCTGCTGCGGTTTTCGATCtgcctgcgtttttctccaagagacgcgaggaccCTGCACGGCCGACCGACGTCGGTTCCTGCGCCTCCGATCTGCGTCGtcccctctctgcctcgccctCTGGCAAGTCTCCCCGAAGGCAGGCGCAGAGCAGCTTCTTCGTGCCTCCTTTTATGGACCTTCTCGCGGCTGCGCTCCTGGTCAGACACAAGGCAACGGCGTCGCCTTCCGCCTCCGCAGACCCTGCCGACTTGTGCTCCGCGCaagcgacgcagaaggcgctgctgtcgctcttctccctcgctgcctctcgGGCGTCTCCGGAGACGCTTGGCGGTCCAGGGGAGGgggcggaggcggcgccaGAGGGCAGAGATACCccacagaggcagctggcGAAGGAGCTGCATGCGGTGCTTCGCCCTGACTTCGAGGAATCGGTAGAAGACCTCGAGACTCTCATCTCGCTTCTGCACATCGCCTCGCTGCCGCTGCCGAGCGACGACGCCGGCTCCCGCGAGGAAGGACTCGGCGACGAACGCCCAGTGGATTCGCAGCGCCCGTTGGAGACATCTGCGAAGTCGTCCATGCGTGTcggcttctttcctcttctcgtcggTCTCTCTGAAGAGCCGTCGTGCCGTCCGAATGTGGTGATCTCCttcacagaagaagcagggaagTCGGCTCGCAGCCAGGATCCTCGTCCCAGTCTCTCTTACGTCTTCACCTCAGATGCCTGCCCCAGTTCGGagtgccttcctctctccgctgcgtctctttcttctgcttcgagtGCAGACGGaggtggagacgagacacgcagagagactgagGGAGAGACTGAGGTTGCGCAGAAGGGGGTCCGACATACTGTGGCGGTGCGTGTGTCTCCGAGCAcctctctcgagtctctgtATGTGCCGACGTTCATGCGGGAGGCTCGTCGTCGCCGGCGGCAGTTCGGGACTGTgtcgcgcgcatgcagatgcgaGAGGTGCACCGAGGCGCCGGAGCTGTGTCGAAGTTTCAACTGCGACTCTTGTGCGGCACTGAGCTCCTCCAACGCGCAGTCCGGTGTCTCCGGCAGACCCGAGGTGCCCCCAATCGTCTGCCCCACAGGACCGTCCAAGTCGCGCGCTCTCGCAGACACTCCgatgcgctgtctccgttgcggtcgagag CCTTCTgtggagacaaaagaaaagttcgaagcagcagaaaagaGCCTCTTCATGTCCCTCATGACGGCAGCGCATGTCGGAACCGACGCCAggcgtcgccttccttcgaCGGCTTTCGACGCTCTCGCCGACGCGGCCG TCGGGTCCGACACAGAGAGTAGGGCATTGATTGCAGACACGcattttcttcgcgttcgccAGTTCACAGAAGGTCTCTATCGCCTTCTTCAACAGAGATCTGAGAGACAG GAAACCGGACCTCAACGGGGACTGCCTGTCCGGAGCGACAAGCCGGAGCTGCTGAGGAGGCGATGTGACTCAGTCATCGAAGCTACGCGTTC CGTCGTCGGTCCCCACCCAGATGAGGCTCGACTGCTCGAATGTCTTGCCCTGGTcacgggagaggaagaagatttCCAGCGAGCCTATCGCAG GCGCCAGGAGTTTtacagaggagacaaagcgGGGCAGTGCGGTCCGCCGTACAAAGTCTGGAAAGAAAGGCTGCTTGCCCGTCTAGCCTCAACGGCGACAGCTCATGCGCCGCGTCGGGGATCTGACTTTTAA
- a CDS encoding hypothetical protein (encoded by transcript TGME49_248140~Signal peptide predicted by SignalP 2.0 HMM (probability 0.973) with cleavage site probability 0.384 at residue 54~Predicted trans-membrane domain (TMHMM2.0):342-365:445-468) gives MYSAGSTGWHSRRASSPAIRNVSRRRAKMGKLLQWVSRPCLFVVVAVLCASLSSFSPDPAVTSGEESAGNNQRGAGWHAVGTLTGVVLGVHAAQPALHPEFFSQQYAVGVQSLEHGQVPEENDEPSAMSTLGAPEDNSAVPLIVTRRRRTARFPYSNFAAEMEQEGWNVGERALRRGTAGNFAAISDEAAIVATIGSRKKVIFNLSDRLSLHTRADGTVVCATGGVAATATAGDVRRISFDGKTGYVTQASGPALSFEGSPVDPVVLPLSHGTNKSVTAGSSLLVLCTKPNEAAVAIPGDKPVTVKTPVVLRKALEARERRLFEERASHLESYARGGKTIAKVAAFGFILFALGFMSAVSRFAAWGHRLEADQSLETVYRVLADAELVPPNEPLANRHVIAFLADTNEEHRQVVLRQLYASDPGTLLVYKEGTRRMRSAVVNAVLAGYSMLFFVGAYGVSSLFNHAAARNRRRSRSRRHDHAAGTRTATDRDEEWVNAGDADPLDLGDADIVIADGDF, from the exons atgtacagcgcTGGGTCAACTGGTTGGCACTCCCGACGCGCTTCCTCCCCTGCGATTAGGAATGTCAGCCGCAGGCGAGCCAAAATGGGCAAGTTACTGCAATGGGTCTCTCGACCCTGCCTCTTCGTTGTGGTCGCTGTTCTCTGTGCTTCGTTGTCTTCATTCTCTCCCGATCCTGCCGTGACGTCCGGGGAGGAGTCTGCGGGAAACAATCAACGAGGCGCTGGCTGGCATGCCGTAGGCACCCTGACGGGTGTCGTGTTGGGGGTCCACGCTGCACAGCCTGCCCTGCACCCGGAGTTTTTTTCCCAGCAGTATGCCGTTGGAGTTCAATCCCTGGAACACGGACAAGTACCTGAGGAAAATGACGAACCATCGGCGATGTCCACGCTGGGTGCCCCGGAAGACAACAGCGCAGTCCCACTGATTGTCACCCGCCGCAGAAGAACTGCTCGTTTTCCGTACTCGAACTTCGCTGCCGAAATGGAGCAGGAAGGCTGGAACGTGGGTGAAAGGGCGTTACGGCGCGGCACCGCCGGAAATTTCGCTGCCATTtcagacgaagcagcgaTTGTTGCCACGATCGGCTCGCGGAAAAAGGTGATCTTCAATCTCTCCGACCGGCTCTCGCTCCACACTCGCGCGGATGGAACGGTCGTTTGCGCGACAG GAGGCGTCGCAGCGACGGCTACTGCCGGTGATGTTCGGCGCATTTCTTTCGATGGCAAGACCGGCTACGTCACGCAGGCGTCGGGTCCCGCTCTCTCGTTCGAGGGTTCCCCGGTGGATCCTGTGGTGCTTCCACTCAGCCACGGCACCAACAAATCTGTGACGGCGGGGTCGAGTCTTTTGGTTCTTTGCACCAAGCCGAACGAAGCGGCTGTCGCGATCCCTGGGGACAAGCCTGTCACGGTCAAGACCCCCGTGGTCCTCAGAAAAG CCTTGGAGGCAAGGGAGCGTCGCCTCTTCGAAGAACGTGCCTCACATCTGGAGAGCTACGCGCGAGGCGGGAAGACTATTGCGAAGGTGGCTGCCTTTGGTTTTATCCTTTTCGCTCTCGGGTTTATGAGTGCTGTGTCGCGGTTCGCCGCGTGGGGGCACCGATTGGAGGCGGATCAGAGTCTCGAAACAGTGTACAGGGTATTGGCGGACGCGGAGCTCGTTCCTCCGAACGAGCCCCTCGCCAACAGACACGTGATCGCTTTTCTCGCAGACACCAACGAGGAGCACCGCCAAGTGGTTCTCAGGCAGCTATACGCGTCTGATCCTGGCACACTGCTTGTGTACAAAGAAGGCACTCGGCGCATGCGCTCCGCTGTGGTTAACGCGGTGTTGGCCGGCTACTCGatgcttttcttcgtcggagCGTACGGCGTCTCGTCCTTGTTCAATCATGCGGCTGCGAGAAACCGACGACGCTCGCGGAGCCGGCGGCACGACCACGCCGCTGGCACGCGCACTgccacagacagagacgaggagtGGGTGAACGCTGGAGACGCTGACCCTCTGGACCTTGGAGACGCAGATATAGTCATCGCCGACGGCGATTTCTAG
- a CDS encoding hypothetical protein (encoded by transcript TGME49_248120) gives MTPSSGVPAASQASVDGASCRPQNETFPASAAARSVAGSASACAKKPSSASTAANASLRQKGHSTVSSKQSGTSPLSGKRETKGTGLAPCIDVPECVEKVCPELYRESLALRELQHEMDEAVEHLVTNLRDACYPSLHTSSRIVLPTLLSRRRLRVFIYNTHEHQPPAYSAFEQHAPQPDALSASLAAAALANAQSASAEGGGPEKLGAQVALDDGKKGACPPPVESSDVHTPPPSWCLYIKAVSMEKQDTAVNHSVGGPGSSVFTPRFSSFFSRVMILTPEETVVWDSRTTGSLAASLFDGLSIHRKGSREMPLKILFFINYRTPTFRLSEPLSALCGGKQQMSLCGVLRAIWTHVMANDLLLSEAKSEKTPLDSKDSSPSAASGEARKSATSTVDPAGILYARTDAVLQAVFGAHVEHFCFADLPRLLRSQLLPPSPVCISHPLKLRGDWIDNEQAYEFTLECLDTAGAGWSACSAGQGGASASLPGGSAVLWASAVETLLQNMATSCCVLGLDPWLSSQQQVLQQLSSQTQLQQLQLASAACLAPKANQAPAQRRGRGEEQTEDEQALLQHILRVQQRSDEVDQKLREEMEKLQQRVMYLNLYKGFANNPLAFLNQQLSQTLPDISEALLDEDFVYDYNTRQRTAAYYTSPWVPRAVQRYLQKRNVSYEDQVCKVLSSFNIPDPRKRQRENADGASGSGQGTAGSAGASSRPVKPRTGGTGLASGGASSSHRPRPTGGTRHVKKKEEPQMSPGSSASPSFPSGAAGAGGFPSAAAAAGGPAHDAQSSAGAATPEPPALGVSGDLSGVSGSGFVAPGGVKPPAHLGPPPSQFAVTPVMPGGVSQGLQTPGVAGPHGPGNPARPAGPYHQTVGRVETGRRPPMGMGVPGVYTHGPMGGGIPMQMMQPQHGLMAGGGMGASWTPAGPQGQGMPPHMGPGQFWTGAGMHPGAPDLMRPGGHMG, from the exons ATGACGCCTTCTTCTGGAGTTCCCGCCGCCTCTCAGGCCTCTGTGGACGGCGCCTCTTGTCGACCGCAAAACGAGACCTTTCCGGCGTCTGCCGCGGCGCGGTCTGTCGCGggctctgcgtctgcatgcgcgaagaAGCCTTCGAGTGCATCGACAGCTGCCAACGCTTCTCTCAGGCAGAAAGGGCACTCCACCGTCTCCTCCAAACAGTCAGGaacttcgcctctctctggaaaacgcgaaacgaAGGGAACCGGACTCGCCCCGTGCATTGATGTGCCGGaatgt GTGGAGAAGGTTTGCCCCGAGCTCTACAGAGAATCCCTCGCGCTCCGCGAACTGCAGCACGAGATGGATGAGGCAGTTGAGCATCTCGTCACGAATCTACGAGACGCTTGCTACCCCAGTCTCCACACCAGCAGTCGAATT GTGCTGCCGACGCTGCTGTCGCGGCGGCGCCTGCGGGTCTTCATCTACAACACACACGAACACCAGCCGCCGGCGTACTCCGCATTTGAGCAGCATGCGCCGCAGCCAGACGCCCTTTCGGCTTCGCTGGCGGCCGCGGCCCTCGCGAATGCTCAGTCTGCAAGTGCTGAAGGAGGGGGTCCTGAAAAACTCGGCGCGCAAGTCGCGCTCGACGACGGAAAGAAAGGCGCATGTCCCCCTCCCGTCGAATCCTCcgatgtacatacacccccGCCCTCATGGTGCCTGTACATCAAAGCCGTCAGCATGGAGAAGCAAGAT ACGGCTGTGAACCACAGCGTTGGAGGTCCCGGATCGAGCGTTTTCACTCCTCgattttcgtcttttttctcgcgagtGATGATCCTCACTCCAGAGGAAACGGTCGTCTGGGACAGCCGCACGACCGGTTCGCTCGCAGCTTCGCTCTTCGACGGACTGTCGATCCACCGCAAAGGCAGCAGGGAGATGCCTCTGAaaattctcttcttcatcaaCTACCGAACGCCCACATTCAGA TTGAGCGAGCCTCTGTCCGCGTTGTGCGGcggaaagcagcagatgTCGCTCTGCGGGGTGCTGCGAGCGATCTGGACGCACGTGATGGCGAACgatctgcttctgtctgaagcgaagagcgaaaagacTCCGCTGGACAGCAAGGACTCGAGTCCGTCGGCTGCCTccggagaggcgaggaaatcCGCGACTTCCACAGTAGATCCTGCAGGCATTCTCTACGCTCGCACCGACGCAGTGCTGCAAGCG GTTTTCGGGGCGCATGTCGAGCACTTTTGCTTCGCAGACTTGCCGCGTCTGCTGCGAAGTCAGTTGCTGCCTCCCAGTCCCGTCTGCATTTCACACCCTCTCAAGCTGCGAGGAGACTGGATCGACAACGAGCAGGCGTACGAGTTCACACTCGAGTGCCTCGACACCGCCGGCGCAGGCTGGAGCGCCTGCAGCGCCGGTCAGGGCGGCGCGTCGGCCAGCCTGCCGGGCGGGAGCGCCGTGCTCTGGGCGTCAGCGGTGGAGACACTCCTGCAGAACATGGCGACGAGCTGCTGCGTCCTGGGTCTCGACCCCTGGCTGTCCAGCCAGCAACAGGTCCTGCAGCAGCTGTCCAGCCAGAcacagctgcagcagctgcagctcgCCAGCGCGGCTTGTCTGGCGCCGAAAGCGAACCAGGCGCCggcgcagagacgcggccgcggcgaggagcagacagaagacgagcagGCGCTGCTGCAACACATTCTCCGCGTGCAACAACGCAGCGACGAGGTGGATCAGAAGCTCCGagaggaaatggagaaacTCCAGCAAAGAGTCATGTACTTGAACCTCTACAAAGGATTCGCAAACAATCCACTAGCG TTCCTCAACCAGCAGCTGTCGCAGACACTGCCGGACATCTCCGAGGCGCTTTTGGACGAAGACTTCGTTTACGACTACAACACGCGGCAACGCACAGCTGCCTATTACACGTCG CCCTGGGTTCCAAGAGCTGTTCAGCGCTACCTGCAAAAGCGAAACGTCTCATACGAAGACCAAGTGTG CAAGGTGCTGTCTTCCTTCAACATCCCGGATCCGAGAAAGCGACAACGCGAG AATGCGGATGGAGCCTCAGGATCTGGTCAAGGCACTGCTGGGTCTGCAGGggcctcttctcgccctgtGAAACCCCGTACGGGGGGCACGGGCCTAGCAAGTGGGGGCGCGAGCAGCAGCCACCGGCCGCGACCTACGGGGGGTACTCGCcatgtgaagaagaaggaggagcccCAGATGTCACCGGGAAgctccgcttctccctcgtttccttctggcGCCGCGGGCGCAGGTGGCTTTCCTTccgctgcagcagctgcaggtgGACCTGCACACGACGCGCAGAGCTCGGCGGGGGCAGCGACCCCGGAGCCTCCCGCGCTGGGGGTCTCTGGGGACCTCTCTGGGGTTTCAGGCTCTGGCTTCGTCGCCCCTGGCGGGGTCAAGCCGCCGGCGCACTTGGGGCCTCCTCCTTCGCAGTTCGCGGTGACTCCAGTGATGCCAGGGGGTGTGTCCCAGGGGCTCCAGACCCCCGGGGTAGCGGGGCCCCACGGGCCAGGAAACCCCGCGAGGCCCGCGGGACCCTACCACCAGACTGTGGGGCgggtggagacaggaagaaggccCCCTATGGGGATGGGCGTCCCAGGGGTCTACACGCACGGGCCGATGGGCGGCGGCATTCCGATGCAAATGATGCAGCCACAACACGGTCTCATGGCGGGTGGGGGCATGGGTGCCTCGTGGACCCCAGCGGGTCCCCAGGGGCAGGGTATGCCGCCCCACATGGGTCCAGGCCAGTTCTGGACCGGCGCCGGCATGCATCCTGGGGCCCCGGACCTGATGAGGCCAGGCGGACACATGGGGTAG